The DNA window GTTACATATTTTGTACCAAGAGAAGAAGCATCATGTAGTACCTCAATCATCATCCTTTCAGTACTTAACAAACCCTCGTACCCCGTCTGCCCCTGTCCTATCCCAGCTGCAAATATTGGTATCCGTATCTTGGCCGGCTGCACCACAGGGGCCATGGCTGTGTCTTTCGCCCAGCCCACGGACGTGGTGAAGGTCCGCTTCCAGGCCCAGGTCAACCTGACCGGGGTGGCTCGTCGCTACACGGGCACCATGCAGGCCTACAAACACATTTTCAACCACGAGGGCATCCGCGGGCTCTGGAAAGGTTAGTCAGTACAACCCTGGGCCCAATTGGTTGATTTGCAAGTAACACCAATCTCCATTGGTTGTGTTGCTGCTAACCTTGAGCCCCATTGACTGTGTTTGTCCGTAGTGGAACTGTTTGCATAGAAAAGACCAAAGATTGTTGTCTATGTCACTGTCATTCAATGTCAGGGATGTACAGATATTGATTGGAGCAGATGCTGCAAAGTTGATGATCCCATAGGACAGAACTTGAGTGCACCTGAAAATAAAACTTGGCTTTGCAGGTTGTTGTTGAGTTTTCTTGGGCCTTTTACTAATGATAGACTAGTGGTTTAATTCTGGTATAACTATTGGGTTTTATTAACCAACCGACCTGCTTCTTGTTCACTCCAGGCTGTCTACCCAACATTACTAGGAACGCTCTGGTCAACTGCACAGAGCTTGTGACCTATGACCTCATCAAGGAGGCCATTCTTAGGCACAACCTGTTATCAGGTGAGTGGGTGCTATTGGTGCATACAGTCACAGCGAGACAGCTGACTGGGCAGAAGTCCACATGCCCCCTCGCTATTTTGTCCTTCATGTGTCTTGAAAGCCTGATAACAGTATACATATTGGTACATAATATTCTGTCCAGCTATGGAATAACACGGAGCTAACATTTATCTAAAGGATTTTTATTGCACCTTTCACAACAAAGCGGTATATAACAGAGATAATGATTTCCTGTAGGCCTCGAGACAGAGGCCTTATACAGTACAGTGTATCTGCATGGCACTACTTGAATATTACCTTTAGTGTCAGCATTTCTGTTATACATCTGTGTTAATCAACTAGTTCATCTAAGATTCAATCTATAAACTATGATTAGTTAGACGTGTCACAATGGATTCACCATAACAATATgttctcattctatttctatggaaaCAAGCCATTGCTAGCAAATTGAGTTTGAGTTTGAAATACAGGCTAGTAAAACGAATTGCACTTTTTGGTCGAATTAGTTAGCTGTCTAGTTGACTTTTACAAACATGGTATCCACAAAATCTAAAATCGTTAATCATACTGAAAATAGGTGCCCATTGATATCTTTGTGACAGTGTTTCAAAAGGGCTTGTGATGACCGTTTTCCCACAGATAACCTCCCGTGCCATTTTGCTTCTGCGTTCGGCGCCGGCTTCGTTACCACCTGCATTGCCTCTCCGGTGGACGTGGTGAAGACACGATACATGAACTCTCCGCCGGGCCAGTATAAGAGTGCCATCAACTGTGCCTGGACCATGGCCACCAAAGAGGGACCCACGGCCTTCTACAAAGGGTGAgctcacagacagtcacacacactgtacaaatAGACCGGTGTCCTTCAGTCTGTTGATAGAACAAGACAGTTGGATGTAGTTGTACATTTTAGAACTTAATGATATATCATTGATTTTCCTGTTTTGGGTGGTTACCTTGACACAGTAACtctaccagaggaggctggtgggaggatatataggaggactggctcattgtaatggctggaatgtaaTCAAACATTGAAACCACGTTTGACTACGTTCCATTTATAACATTCTAGccgttacaatgagcccatcctcctatagctcctcccagcAGTCACCTCTGAACTCTACTAAGCAAAACTTTGGAGCATTCGCAGGGATCTTTAGTTGAAAATCTTTAGTTGAAAGTCTCTCCCAGACCAACTAATGTCCTCTCTTGTTCCCTGTAGATTTGTGCCCTCATTTCTAAGGCTGGGCTCATGGAACGTTGTGATGTTTGTGTCGTTTGAGCAGCTCAAGAGAATCATGATGGTAGGAAAGCAGAAGATGGAGGACAAAAGTTAACTTCATTCCTACGTTCAAAGAGCCCTTTGCAATGATGGATTGACAAGTGCACAAACCCTAGCCATATTGAGTTGGACCCACaatgtagtgtagactacagcaATACTATGGACCACGATCCATAACGTTAAGATTCCTATGTGTTCGTCAGCATGTTGTATGAATAATGAGGAATCCTTTGTTAAAAAAGGAGTTGTGAAAGTGCATTTGAAGTGCATCTACCTTGGAGAAGTTTTATTTtctcaatttttatttattttgacctATACTTCTCCTACGGTCTCAAACCAGTCCTTGTGGACCTCTAGCTATTCTCTACAGTGTATTTAGCACACCTGCCAAATGTGAAATAATCAGAAAGCCGCTGTTCCTTTAAATCAGGTGTACTAGAGTTAGGATACAGTACTCTAGGAACGACTGCTGGGCTACCAGGACCGGGTAGTATTGTATTGTGTGCTTAAATTGAATCCCCAACAACTCCCGGTCGCCGGTTAAGGCAGCCCCCTCTGATTTAGAGGGGttgggttgaatgcattcagatgTGCAGCTGACTATTTATCCCACTTTCCCTTCCCTTAATTCCCCCCCAACAAATGTAATATGTTATAGTTTAATAATTAGTATTTAGATGTTGGTAATTTGCAATATATTGAACTTTATAAATATGCTTATTTTGTTTGTCTGTGTTCATTGTATTGTTCATTACACGCTCCATTTAATCTCGGCCTGACAGCTGACAGTCATCACACACTCATCCGAAAACATCACATCAGAAGTTTAATTTATTAACACTGGACATGTGTCAGTCGTTACAAAGATCCATACTGGGTCTACAAAATGTCAAATCAtcttcaaaaaaaaataaaaatcagggCCCACGGCCTATAAATAACAGACAAAATACCATACAAAGTCAGCTTTCAGCAAAGACAATATTGTACGAATGTATGGAATAGGCAGCAGCGTAATAACCAGTAATCTCAGCACCGCCTATTGAAATGTAT is part of the Oncorhynchus clarkii lewisi isolate Uvic-CL-2024 chromosome 10, UVic_Ocla_1.0, whole genome shotgun sequence genome and encodes:
- the LOC139419038 gene encoding dicarboxylate carrier UCP2-like, producing the protein MVGMKPSDTPPTLGVKLLSAGSAACIADLVTFPLDTAKVRLQIQGERVASEATKGIRYRGVFGTISTMIRTEGPRSLYNGLVAGLQRQMCFASIRIGFYDNVKNFYSGGADTANIGIRILAGCTTGAMAVSFAQPTDVVKVRFQAQVNLTGVARRYTGTMQAYKHIFNHEGIRGLWKGCLPNITRNALVNCTELVTYDLIKEAILRHNLLSDNLPCHFASAFGAGFVTTCIASPVDVVKTRYMNSPPGQYKSAINCAWTMATKEGPTAFYKGFVPSFLRLGSWNVVMFVSFEQLKRIMMVGKQKMEDKS